In the genome of Populus trichocarpa isolate Nisqually-1 chromosome 6, P.trichocarpa_v4.1, whole genome shotgun sequence, one region contains:
- the LOC7495774 gene encoding probable polygalacturonase At3g15720 has product MTACMEKAFTKAWGALCGASGGTPTLVIPPGRAFSLKPVKFEGPCKSNSVHIQVAGNIVAPSTVAGWGGCGILFWLCFSNVNGLVLDGSGHIDGRGSQWWNHVMYPFPVLCMYYTILISNFKVFIELQLMLQALLFNNNNNLKLSGLNVVNSPRSHVNLNDCKGVSISGLKITAPGNSPNTDGIDVSSSSHVSIVDSTIGTGDDCIAIKGGCSNINITGINCGPGHGISIGSLGENGATEQVEEVHVRNCNFTGTENGARIKTVPGGSGYVRRITFEQITLNAAGSPIIIDQHYCDGKKEGCPDQPKAVAVSDVTFTGVRGTSSDEQVITLDCAAIGCNNIRMVQVAITSSVAGKRRTAFCSNAHGTSVSTAPAVPCLSGRAFARKFLTH; this is encoded by the exons ATGACTGCGTGCATGGAAAAGGCTTTTACAAAAGCATGGGGAGCTCTGTGTGGAGCGAGTGGAGGCACACCAACACTTGTAATACCACCTGGCCGTGCATTTTCATTGAAACCTGTAAAATTTGAAGGTCCTTGCAAGTCCAACAGTGTTCACATTCAG GTAGCAGGGAACATTGTAGCTCCGAGCACCGTTGCCGGATGGGGTGGCTGTGGAATTCTGTTCTGGCTATGTTTCTCTAACGTAAACGGCCTGGTCCTGGATGGATCAGGCCATATTGATGGTCGGGGCTCACAGTGGTGGAATCATGTAATGTATCCTTTTCCAGTTTTATGTATGTATTATACTATCTTAATCTCAAATTTTAAGGTCTTCATCGAATTA CAATTAATGTTGCAGGCTCTGCtcttcaacaacaacaataacctTAAATTAAGTGGACTTAATGTTGTCAACAGTCCGAGGAGCCACGTCAACTTGAACGATTGCAAGGGTGTCTCTATCTCCGGCCTTAAAATCACTGCACCTGGAAACAGTCCTAACACTGATGGGATCGACGTGTCTTCTTCAAGCCATGTCAGCATAGTAGACTCTACCATAGGAACAG gtGATGATTGTATTGCTATAAAGGGGGGCTGCTCCAACATCAATATTACTGGCATCAACTGCGGACCAGGTCATGGAATTAG CATAGGAAGTCTAGGAGAGAATGGAGCTACTGAACAAGTGGAGGAAGTCCATGTGCGAAATTGTAACTTCACCGGAACTGAGAATGGAGCAAGAATCAAGACAGTCCCG GGGGGATCAGGGTATGTTAGGAGGATCACATTCGAGCAAATAACGCTTAATGCAGCTGGAAGCCCTATTATAATTGACCAGCACTACTGCGATGGGAAGAAAGAGGGCTGCCCCGACCAG CCAAAGGCAGTAGCGGTGAGCGACGTGACATTCACCGGTGTCCGAGGAACATCTTCTGATGAGCAAGTAATCACGTTGGATTGTGCAGCAATAGGTTGCAATAACATTAGAATGGTTCAAGTCGCTATCACATCATCAGTTGCTGGGAAGCGAAGAACAGCATTTTGCAGCAATGCTCATGGAACATCCGTCTCCACAGCACCCGCGGTTCCATGCCTCTCAGGGAGAGCATTTGCTAGGAAGTTCTTGACACATTGA
- the LOC7468631 gene encoding DEAD-box ATP-dependent RNA helicase 15, with the protein MGETRDNDTYEEELLDYEEEDEKAPDSVGAKVNGEAVKKGYVGIHSSGFRDFLLKPELLRSIVDSGFEHPSEVQHECIPQAILGMDVICQAKSGMGKTAVFVLSTLQQIEPTSGQVIALVLCHTRELAYQICHEFERFSTYLPDTKVAVFYGGVNIKTHKDLLKNECPHIVVGTPGRILALARDKDLSLKNVRHFILDECDKMLESLDMRRDVQEIFKMTPHDKQVMMFSATLSKEIRPVCKKFMQDPMEIYVDDEAKLTLHGLVQHYIKLTELEKNRKLNDLLDALDFNQVVIFVKSVSRAAELNKLLVECNFPSICIHSGMSQEERLMRYKGFKEGHKRILVATDLVGRGIDIERVNIVINYDMPDSADTYLHRVGRAGRFGTKGLAITFVSSASDSDVLNQVQERFEVDIKELPEQIDTSTYMPS; encoded by the exons ATGGGAGAAACAAGAGACAACGACACTTACGAGGAGGAGCTTCTAgattatgaagaagaagacgagAAAGCACCTGACTCCGTCGGCGCTAAAGTTAACGGCGAAGCCGTTAAGAA AGGATATGTTGGGATTCACAGTTCGGGATTCAGAGATTTCCTTTTGAAGCCAGAGCTGCTTAGGTCTATTGTCGACTCGGGTTTTGAGCATCCTTCTGAAG TGCAACATGAATGTATCCCTCAAGCCATCTTGGGGATGGATGTCATCTGCCAAGCTAAATCTGGAATGGGAAAGACTGCGGTTTTTGTTCTGTCTACTCTTCAGCAAATTGAGCCTACCTCTGGACAAGTTATTGCCCTTGTTCTATGTCACACTAGAGAGTTGGCTTACCAG atCTGCCACGAGTTTGAGAGGTTCAGTACTTACTTGCCTGACACCAAGGTTGCTGTTTTCTATGGTGGTGTCAATATCAAAACTCACAAGGATCTACTGAAAAATGAATGTCCCCATATTGTTGTTGGAACACCCGGAAGAATCCTGGCACTTGCTAGAGATAAGGACCTTTCTTTGAAGAATGTCAGACATTTTATCCTTGATGAATGTGACAAAATGCTTGAATCACTCG ACATGAGGAGAGATGTTCAGGAGATTTTCAAGATGACTCCTCATGATAAGCAGGTTATGATGTTTTCTGCAACGCTCAGCAAAGAAATCCGCCCAGTTTGCAAGAAATTTATGCAAGAT CCAATGGAAATTTACGTCGATGATGAAGCCAAGTTGACCCTCCATGGTCTTGTGCAG CACTACATCAAACTGACTGAGCTGGAGAAAAACAGAAAGTTAAATGATCTTCTTGATGCACTGGACTTCAATCAAGTTGTTATCTTTGTTAAAAGTGTGAGCAGAGCAGCTGAGCTGAACAAGTTACTAGTGGAGTGTAATTTCCCCTCCATTTGCATACATTCTGGCATGTCACAGGAAGAAAG GTTGATGCGCTACAAGGGTTTCAAGGAGGGTCATAAAAGGATTCTTGTTGCCACTGACTTGGTTGGCAGGGGTATTGATATTGAACGTGTCAACATTGTCATTAACTATGACATGCCAGACTCAGCTGACACTTACTTGCACAGg GTTGGCAGAGCTGGTAGGTTTGGCACAAAAGGCCTTGCAATTACCTTTGTATCATCAGCTTCGGATTCTGATGTTCTCAACCAG GTTCAAGAGAGGTTTGAGGTGGATATAAAGGAGCTTCCTGAGCAAATTGATACATCTACATATA TGCCATCTTAA
- the LOC7471589 gene encoding SPX domain-containing protein 1 — protein MKFWKSLSNLIEETVPDWRDEFLSYKDLKKQLKLIYPKDGDKPLNKRPRLDDDQMDGGDGDGGEVEKEVIDFVRVLEDEMEKFNAFIVEKEEDSVIKWKELQDGVEKAKDSNEELMRVGREIVDFHGEMVLLENYSALNYTGLVKILKKYDKRSGALVRMPFIQRVMQQPFYTTHVLTKLIKECEAMLDRVFSRNEPSVSPHATEVESHDNKTSNAIAERSLRVPNELPEIEYTESMYVKPTLSALRVLKEIRSGSSTVNVYSLPPLQSNTQDGDWKKVTVLEQTAK, from the exons ATGAAGTTCTGGAAGAGCTTAAGTAATTTAATAGAAGAAACGGTGCCGGATTGGAGAGATGAGTTTTTATCTTATAAAGACTTGAAGAAACAGTTGAAGTTAATTTATCCTAAAGATGGGGATAAGCCGCTGAATAAAAGGCCGAGATTGGATGATGATCAAATGGACGGTGGGGATGGCGATGGCGGTGAGGTGGAGAAGGAGGTGATTGATTTTGTTAGGGTTTTGGAGGATGAGATGGAAAAGTTTAATGCTTTTATTGTTGAGAAAGAAGAGGATTCTGTTATCAAATGGAag GAGCTACAAGATGGAGTAGAGAAGGCGAAGGATTCGAATGAAGAGCTGATGAGAGTAGGGAGGGAGATAGTGGATTTTCATGGAGAGATGGTGTTGTTGGAGAATTACAGTGCCCTTAACTACACAG GGCTAGTGaagatattgaaaaaatatgataagAGAAGTGGAGCTCTGGTTCGCATGCCCTTCATCCAAAGGGTAATGCAACAGCCATTCTACACAACTCATGTACTTACCAAGCTTATTAAGGAGTGTGAGGCGATGCTTGATCGAGTTTTCTCTAGAAATGAACCATCAGTCTCACCTCATGCAACTGAGGTAGAGAGCCATGACAACAAAACTTCAAATGCAATTGCAGAGAGGTCACTCAGAGTTCCCAACGAACTCCCAGAAATAGAATATACGGAGAGCATGTACGTGAAACCAACACTGTCAGCACTTCGTGTCTTGAAGGAGATTCGGAGTGGAAGCTCGACTGTAAACGTGTATTCATTGCCCCCTTTGCAAAGCAATACTCAAGATGGGGATTGGAAGAAAGTTACTGTCTTGGAACAAACGGCCAAATAG